One window of Deinococcus planocerae genomic DNA carries:
- a CDS encoding O-antigen ligase family protein, whose product MTQTHAQGSKASTSTAPGLLLLALWVLPLLINPVLAMSFDEVYLAPKVLWIYTIVLPSTLLVLWRYREALQNARGPLALLTVWVGWLILSTLLNGVGWPGWWGAPERADGVLMHLIYLALLLGGFVWVRSEAEALHRLEQAVLFGGSLLALTNVLQQVGLMGVPGDGAITGVSATLFGGTLGNRGYMGGALTLLLPVALASLASSRNRWGWLAVILISWAWAGSFTRGAWLAGAVGLLWLVIWARPRPSLRSWSAVLLGVALCVFTTTLRGEGRAFNLSNDATGGGQAIADSSGRAVLWGSALFGIRQRPLLGWGTPALWQAMNERSEKEVLADFGKHDLAGVRRLNSTPREAPRFVVTHADGKRESVVLSIGKVHNEYLDYALTYGLPAAVMFIALLAAAIWSSRTLLPGVSGGLLAYAAYLLTWPEIIRFAPIAWFMMGVALAAYSRRRSGLRT is encoded by the coding sequence ATGACTCAGACACACGCCCAGGGGTCAAAAGCTTCGACCAGCACGGCGCCCGGATTGCTGCTTCTTGCTCTCTGGGTGCTTCCCCTTCTGATCAACCCCGTCCTCGCCATGTCCTTCGACGAGGTGTACCTCGCCCCGAAAGTCCTCTGGATTTACACCATTGTTCTTCCCTCCACTCTGCTCGTGCTCTGGCGCTACCGGGAGGCGCTTCAAAACGCCCGAGGTCCGCTCGCCCTTCTGACGGTCTGGGTCGGCTGGCTGATACTTTCCACGCTCCTCAACGGCGTGGGCTGGCCCGGATGGTGGGGGGCTCCTGAACGCGCCGACGGCGTGCTGATGCACCTGATCTATCTCGCATTGCTGCTAGGGGGCTTCGTCTGGGTGCGCTCGGAGGCGGAGGCTCTACACCGATTGGAACAGGCTGTCCTGTTCGGCGGCTCTCTGCTCGCCCTGACCAATGTGCTGCAACAGGTGGGACTGATGGGCGTGCCGGGCGACGGCGCGATCACAGGCGTGTCAGCCACGCTCTTTGGCGGAACGCTCGGCAACCGCGGGTATATGGGAGGCGCGCTCACCCTGCTGCTGCCCGTCGCTCTCGCCTCTTTGGCATCCTCACGGAACAGGTGGGGTTGGTTGGCCGTTATCCTAATTTCTTGGGCGTGGGCGGGTTCGTTTACACGTGGGGCTTGGCTGGCGGGCGCCGTGGGACTCCTGTGGCTGGTGATCTGGGCACGTCCCCGCCCTTCCCTTCGGTCTTGGTCTGCCGTCCTCCTTGGAGTCGCGCTGTGTGTCTTCACCACCACCCTGCGGGGGGAGGGACGGGCCTTCAATCTGTCCAACGACGCGACCGGGGGTGGTCAAGCCATCGCGGACAGCAGCGGTCGAGCCGTGCTGTGGGGTTCTGCCCTCTTCGGAATTCGGCAACGGCCCCTCTTGGGTTGGGGAACGCCTGCGCTGTGGCAGGCCATGAACGAGCGCTCAGAGAAGGAAGTGCTGGCAGACTTCGGCAAGCACGATCTGGCCGGGGTCCGACGCCTGAACTCCACGCCCAGAGAAGCCCCCCGCTTCGTGGTGACCCATGCGGACGGTAAGCGTGAGTCGGTGGTCCTGTCGATAGGCAAGGTCCACAACGAGTACCTGGACTATGCCCTGACCTATGGCCTCCCTGCCGCCGTCATGTTCATTGCACTGCTGGCTGCCGCCATCTGGTCGAGCCGGACCCTGCTGCCAGGCGTCTCTGGCGGTCTTCTCGCCTACGCCGCCTATCTCCTGACCTGGCCCGAGATCATCCGGTTCGCGCCCATCGCCTGGTTCATGATGGGTGTTGCACTCGCCGCTTATAGCCGTCGCCGATCTGGTCTTCGGACGTGA
- a CDS encoding DUF1802 family protein translates to MTTFALKEWDTQCQALTSGRSALLIRKGGIMETHEGFEVEHRAFLLYPTFLHQNPAELRPEFTGLLRDDPEPGTIVLPALAEVVAVHRVESLEQALALEPLQALTAGAIERRFLYRNRPWVHALLLRVRPLAAPLRLPETPEMLGCVSWVPLGDVQHQAASPVLGEAELGRQRAILEGRLTGGSGAEP, encoded by the coding sequence ATGACCACCTTCGCCCTCAAGGAATGGGACACCCAGTGTCAGGCGCTCACCTCCGGTCGGTCGGCCCTCCTGATCCGCAAGGGCGGCATCATGGAGACGCACGAGGGCTTCGAGGTCGAGCACCGCGCCTTCCTCCTCTATCCCACCTTCCTGCACCAGAACCCCGCCGAGTTGCGCCCCGAGTTCACGGGCCTGCTACGAGACGACCCCGAGCCGGGCACCATCGTGCTGCCCGCCCTCGCCGAGGTGGTGGCCGTCCACCGGGTGGAGTCGCTGGAACAGGCGCTCGCCCTGGAACCCCTTCAGGCGCTGACGGCGGGGGCCATTGAGCGACGCTTTCTCTACCGCAACCGGCCCTGGGTCCACGCGCTGCTGCTGCGGGTGCGTCCGCTCGCCGCGCCGCTGCGCCTCCCCGAGACCCCCGAGATGCTGGGCTGCGTGAGCTGGGTGCCGCTGGGCGACGTGCAACACCAGGCCGCCTCCCCCGTGCTCGGTGAGGCAGAGTTGGGGAGGCAGCGGGCGATATTGGAGGGGCGGCTCACCGGGGGGTCTGGAGCTGAGCCCTGA
- a CDS encoding prepilin-type N-terminal cleavage/methylation domain-containing protein, protein MKNQTRTQGFTLIELLIVIAIIGILAAVLIPNLLSARNRANDSAVQSFVRNTVTAVEANRNSVTQALPTETNCATLQGVAAPAGLTSCAITYTPATDSYTIRAVSKTNKIFSYNGKEVVEGS, encoded by the coding sequence ATGAAGAACCAGACGCGTACCCAGGGCTTTACCCTCATCGAGCTGCTCATCGTGATCGCCATCATCGGCATCCTGGCGGCGGTGCTGATCCCCAACCTGCTCAGCGCCCGTAACCGCGCCAACGATAGCGCCGTCCAGAGCTTCGTCCGCAACACCGTCACCGCCGTCGAGGCCAACCGCAACTCCGTGACTCAGGCGCTGCCGACCGAGACGAACTGCGCCACGCTCCAGGGCGTTGCGGCTCCCGCTGGCTTGACGAGCTGCGCCATCACCTACACCCCTGCTACCGACAGCTACACCATCAGGGCTGTCAGCAAGACCAACAAGATCTTCAGCTACAACGGCAAGGAAGTCGTCGAAGGCAGCTAA
- a CDS encoding prepilin-type N-terminal cleavage/methylation domain-containing protein, whose product MNLRRSHQKDRGFTLVELLITIAILSLLASVLVPNLLSARRHSNNGAAIAYLRHCVTSIESARDSVTQKLPNVTSCEDPQLGEARLSRPSSVITTVIEINPDKDDYTVTVNSVTEKTFYHNGRTVIAGN is encoded by the coding sequence ATGAATCTGAGACGATCACACCAAAAAGATCGCGGCTTCACCCTGGTGGAACTCCTGATCACGATAGCCATTCTCAGCCTGCTCGCCAGCGTCCTTGTTCCCAATCTCCTGTCTGCCCGCCGTCATTCCAACAACGGCGCGGCGATCGCCTACCTGCGCCACTGTGTGACATCCATAGAATCTGCACGTGATTCCGTCACCCAAAAACTCCCCAACGTGACCAGTTGCGAAGATCCTCAGTTAGGTGAGGCACGTCTCTCGCGCCCCAGCTCTGTCATCACTACCGTAATCGAGATCAACCCAGACAAAGACGATTATACAGTTACAGTCAACAGCGTGACCGAGAAGACTTTTTATCACAACGGAAGAACAGTGATTGCCGGAAACTAA